AttgaaaagttacaaaaaacaCCTCTAAGGGGAGAAAAAGCTTATCCAAATCCGACCAATTAAAAACGGACAATCGAGTTAACGAAACAAGGCGAAGCCTAGAGCTGAGTTCAGCCAATCATCAAACGCCGTTTGCCTCGCCTGGCTACGTCATCAGGGCCGGAGCccgccaaaaatatcgtttcaagCTGGtctcatttttggcatttttaaaaCAGGGGTCCTATGCCATTACGGGTttcaaaatatcaggaaaaattccCCGAAGCTCAGTTTACTCGATACTCTCGATGAATGGGTTACAAAATGGGTACCGCTGACTCATTTCGCATTGAAAAAACGGAGAGCATAGCAGAcgagatacatttttttcttcgctGAGAagcttttttcaacattttcttcaTGACAATTGATGATGCCTAGTGTCTTGCTCCGTCGTTTCCAAGACAAAGGAACGTTGCTCTATTTCAAGGCTACAACATCGACTAaagcaattacattttttgcaaaaatatgacTTGGCAGATTTTGCTCAGTTATGCTGACTTTTGCGCGCAATTCTTAGAAATAGAAATGCAATAAGCGAGTGGAGTTTTGTGACATTGAAATGTACACCTGCTTTCGCCCGAGCAAGGACGGTTGGTTGACGAGTCTTCTgagggttgattattgaaattgataaacaaagctctGGACAATGAAGACAAAATGAGAATGAAACGATCCCACCGGTGGAAACGAGCGGTTCTTGTAGGCTGAGGGGAAAATATAGTATAACTAAAGAGTTCCTCAAGGGTTGTCGCTAGTTAAGTTAGTCTACTTCCTTCCTCCCCTTATAAGTtccaaccacccgtttccacaaataggatcgctccaatttcttttgtcttccttgtctattgcTTTATCTATCGATTTGAATAATTAGCCTGCTGCATGGGAGGTGCACAGTGACTAGCGGCAGCCGCAGCCTTCAACGGCCATATCGGCGTAGGTCTTGAGAACGGTCCGGCCGTGTTCGTCCAAGTAGAGCATGGATACGGTTTGAAGGGTGGTGGGGACACAGCAGGCTTTTGGTACGAGATTAGGATTAACAGAATTGACTAAGGTTTGGACGACGGCGTGATTGGTCGTGTTGAGGTGGTCGGGCAGAGGGAAAGGACAGTCGCCGGCGCAGTAGAAGGCGTCGTAGCCGGAGGGCGCGACGATCCAATCGTTCCAGCCGACGTCGGCGAAGTCCACGTAGAGCCTTCGCCGTCGGCAGATGTCCCAGCCGTTTTTTCTGCGGCGCTTCCTATCCGCAGTAGCGGCCGCCGCGGCCCGCTTCCGCCTGTTGACCAGATCCTCCACTCTTCTTTGGTTGTTCCGCCCGTCGTCCGAGTAGACGAGGAGCAGCGGCTCCACCGGCCGCCAGTCCGACTCGCTTTCGTGCGTCTCCAGCGAGCGCCTTAACCTAATCGACGAGTTGGAGACCCTCTCGCCGCTCGCCGACCGAATGTCGATGATGATGCCGTAGTTCTCGTCCTTGGCGCTGCGCCACCGCTCCACGGCCGGCATGAGGTCCAGCGCCACGCTCTCGCTCGTCCAGAGGTCCACCACCTTCGAGTCGATGGAGCGGAGGATCGCCCGCGACTTCCCCTTCACCCCCGGCTTCATGATCTCCAGGGCTTGGACTCTTTGGTATCGCTGCGAGGGCGAGGGTGAGGCGTCGTCTTCCTCCCCTTTCCGGGGCGCCACGCTCAGTCTCAGCTCGGCTCCCGTCACTTTCTCCGTTTCCGGAAGCGTCGAAACGTCGAACTGCAGTCGGAACCTCTCGTTCGTGAACCTGGCGTCCAAGGCGCTGTCTGGAACAGAGAAGCAATCGCCATTCATTAGTATCATGCAATCTttagtggaaaaacaaggatgaaaaaacgggaaacaaggctaaaaatacacaattaatgaaacccgagacgtttcgactcaaaactgagtcattttcagtcggaaacaataaaaatttaaaagaagaaacGATAAAAAACCTTAATGTTAAGTTGTGTGATTAATAAAAGAATTTAAGAGATTTTTTCGAACCCCTTAGGCGGTGGCGATTATTGGATGGTAGCAACACTGGGACTTCGGAGGGTCGGATttagaggagggggagggggcacatGGGCCACATGGACCATGACCCATGCCGGCAGATTTTTGGGGATTGCAAATTATAGAGGAAAACGGTGTTGCAAACTTGCGGAAGTAGCCACTGCTCCCGAGAGGAGAGAGGGCAATGGAAAGCGTACCCAGGGGGGTGAGGGGTTTGGAATCTATGCCATAATCTACGTTGAAGATCATCCCTTTCCTTTGAAAACAGAATAAGAAGATGTTGGGACTTTAATTTTCTATCATTCTCTTCTTTAACTCCGCTTAAACGCAATTTGAGGCAATTGGTGCGGCATACAGGTCATAAGGGAAAATTGAAGAACCTCTATAGATTTAGCCATAAGAAAATAACCAACGATGGaatcaaaaatgtttaattgaGAGGGTAGGGGGGGGAAACTTTGTGGATATGATACGAAGTCTAGTGTGTCTAAATGGTAAATCCCTGTTAATTGGGGCCTTTCTCAATGCAGAAACGCCAAACAGGGAATGACAGTTGACCAGGAGAGAGCTTTTTGACTGTGAGAGTTGAAGCAGACTGATTTTATTCATGTATACACCTTTGATAGTGAAGCTTTAAGTGTCGAGTGCCTTTCATCGATCGTGAAAACAGAAATATGATAGGAGCCAAGGCCGTATGGAAATGAAGCCGCGCCGCAAGTCGCGAGTCATTACAGCGATATTACTCGAACGACGTCGAGGAAAAAGCATCTATCTCCATTCAAAATGAGCCATGgcaatgcctttctccgtttgATCCCAAGACTCGAGTCAATTCGGACTTACGATCCTTTCTCCCGACGCAGCCCACTTACATACCTCCGCCGTTTATGTCACTGTGTCCCAACGAGCTTAATGCGGTGACATTTTCCGATTACCATACAACACTTGGAACTTATCGTCGAATTCAACGAATGCCAGGGCGATGGGCCACGACAAACGCCGAGGGAAAAAGTCCTATTGACATTcgggggttgccaaatttttctcgataaaacatttatttttgaaaaatatcgagagtatttctccttgaaatgcTCAGAAACTACTGATCgatttgcgaataaaattctgtgaaaaactggaggaaaaatattcgcaactttcccagaaatttcgtgtttcatccaaagaaatttgacaattcCTTGGGGGCTCATGCGAGGTTTTTTCACAGCAAAATGGATACGAAATGAAGGAGTGGTCGATCGGCTGTGGAATTCCAAGCTAAGCAAAACTTTGACCCAGCCGGCCGGTGAGCGAGGAAATTTCAAGCATTAAGTTATATTTACCGAAGGGAGGAGAGGAAAGCCCCAACAAGATTATTTTGATGATAGGTAGGAAAAAATGGAGAGGAACATGGGCATTCCGATACGTTGGAACATTCGCACATGACAACCATGAACTGCGCCGCTGAAGTCTGTTTTTGCGGCTGTTTCGCGCAgcaaaaatggacaaaattccCGCAAAATGACTTCAATTGTGCGGATTAAAAGCTGGGTGGGAGAATCATCGTCTCCAATTCACCGGTGGTCTCGATCAGCATAACCATCGGAACCGCCCACGGGAAGAAAACCGAGGCTTGCATAATGCTTGAGCAATGCGCGAATGGGTTCAGAACCCAACTTTTGCCTCGCTCGATTACGTTGCTTAAatgtacgtatttctgccaaacggaacagtgcactgaaaaaaattctcggcggttttaccaaggtccgttggtacctttacaatctcacttttttttaccaattattggtaattttaccaagactaactggtaagcttacctaaaaaccggtatttttactgtttttttttttcaggtaagaataccacttttattggtaatccattcccggtaactttgccattttatctcgataattctaccacagtcgataaaaaattttggcgtttttaccaaggcccagtaaaattaccgagaaagctcaataattttaccgagatttctcggtaaaattaccaattccataaatggtaatttgaccaagaaaaaactgggatcaaatagaaccctgaattcatggtaattttactcatttCTTAGTAAAtgtaccgagatttttttttcagtgtgtgcatgaagatatgagccctgagactcataagaatatatgcataacagggctcacgtcataatgtacgtagttccgtttgacagaagtacgtccaaatcATCAAAGAGGGTCTTTAAAATGTATCGTCTCTGGCCCTATTGATCCCGTGTCCCATCAAATATGGCGGGCTGCGATTCATTCGACAAGTGGCACAGAAACATTTGGAGGAAACGCAACTTCGAGAAAAGACGAGAAAATATTCGTAtatattgaaaagaaacaagGTCGGGCTATGAGTGAGGGAAGAGGATGACCGAAGCGGTGATAAGTCGGGTTGCACGCTGGAATGCGGTTAAAGTTGATGCATTCCTTCCACGAGTGTTTTCAATTACGATTTATGTACGAGATGAGATCGAATAAATGTGTCCTGGATGTAAATAACAACAGCGGCTTGGATGATGTCTTTCCCCCGCTCACATCTCGTCCTTCCTCCCTCACCCAGTGCGCGATTGGACGGATTCAAGCGAAAAGAGAAGAATCTAAATTTTGGCACGAGCCACCGATGTTATTCCGTCCAGAGCGATAGAAAGCTCACGTAGAGCTTCCGATGGACTCGGTTCGCTTGACGCTGCGAATTCTGGTTCAGGCTCTTGGTGGTGGTGCATTGATTCTGTCGTGACCAATAGGACTGCCGAGTGGACAGTATGCGCACACAGGGCCCAAACTCCACGCTTTACATAGATTTTCGGCCCTCCACGCTCAAACTTAACGGACAAGGACTCTCCAtcggtatcttggcaatggtggatcGAAGCTTATACTTCCGTGACTCCAACATTCACGTTGAGCATTTCGTAGGGGATAAGAGGGTGAAGTTCGTACACTAATTGTTTGACACAAATtgcgtcacccgaagctcatcaacATCAAGTGGATAGGTCAATAACCAAAATAATTGTGATAACTGTTGCTGTCCAAGGATTCTCCATAACAAAATATTGAATCTCCAGaggtaaaagtttccacctatCGCCAAGAGGTTGAGAGGTTAATGGAGGGCCTCTCCTTGTCTCTGCTCGAACTGAATGCCTCAAAAGGGCTCTTCGATACCCTAATTTCCATTGCTGCCTAAAGAGAAGGCTGGGGAAGGCACCGCTGAACCTCTTTTTCGCTGAGGCCAACAATTTTTATGTGCATAAGAACTTTGAGAGTTGTTCAGAAtacacagggtgtcccagagcaCCCGAACCaagcttttttctcggttgattTAGGTCGGATGAAGTCGCGGACCTCGGAATTgaagggaatcgaccccaaggaatccgaatttcatgatCTCAAAAATCCCCCGGcaccccttggggggtaaaggggggatcACGATCTTAAAATTCGGGGTTCTCGATCGAATTTCGATTAGATTTCATTGGAATTGAAAAGGACAGAAAAGTTCACGTGAAAACGACccctaaaaattccaaatcggACCACTTTACG
This window of the Bemisia tabaci chromosome 3, PGI_BMITA_v3 genome carries:
- the dpp gene encoding protein decapentaplegic, coding for MHGLLLLLAFIVLTLEPVMRVSGSPTPESAAVIEANLLSLLGMSRRPKMDREKLRRRAAIPAVMMQLYKQQTNQELDTATLPLPGRHIRSANTVTTFTHTDSALDARFTNERFRLQFDVSTLPETEKVTGAELRLSVAPRKGEEDDASPSPSQRYQRVQALEIMKPGVKGKSRAILRSIDSKVVDLWTSESVALDLMPAVERWRSAKDENYGIIIDIRSASGERVSNSSIRLRRSLETHESESDWRPVEPLLLVYSDDGRNNQRRVEDLVNRRKRAAAAATADRKRRRKNGWDICRRRRLYVDFADVGWNDWIVAPSGYDAFYCAGDCPFPLPDHLNTTNHAVVQTLVNSVNPNLVPKACCVPTTLQTVSMLYLDEHGRTVLKTYADMAVEGCGCR